In Planococcus shixiaomingii, the DNA window TTGGCGTTAAAGCTGAACACTATCCGATTGTGGGAGAGTTTTTATTGAAAGCCATCAAAGAAGTCCTTGGCGATGCCGCAACTGATGACATCATCAACGCTTGGGCAGAAGCTTACGGCGTAATCGCCGCCGCTTTTATCGGTGTCGAGAATGATATGTATGAAAAAATGGCAAGCCAGGAAAACGGCTGGTCCTTCTTCAAAGGATTCACAGTGGCACGCAAAGTAAAAGAAAGCGAAAACATCACATCGTTTTATTTAAAGCCTTCGGATGGCGCAAACGTCCCTGCGTACAAGCCAGGCCAATACATTTCAGTGCGTTTGGCGATTCCGGGTGAAAAGTATTTGTTCAATCGCCAATACAGTTTGTCGCAAGCCGTTAAACCTGACGAGTTCCGAATTTCCGTTAAACGCGATGCTGACAACGATCCGAACGGCCGTGTCTCCATTTATCTGCATGATGAAATAAACGTTGGGGATGCTATTGAAGTCAGCGCACCGGCTGGCGAGTTTGTTCTGGATACTACGAAACAAACTCCCGTTGCTTTTGTCAGCGGCGGTGTCGGCATCACACCGATGATGAGCATGTTTGAAACCGTAGCTACAATGACGCCAGAACGGCCAACTGTGTTCTTGCACGCTGCCCGCAATGAAACCTTGCATGCGTTTGACGAAGCTATTCAATCTTATGCCGCTTCGATGCCAAACGCTTCTTATAAAACATTGTATTCCGATCAGCCGCAAGGCTACATCACACGTGACGTTTTGAAAGAAATGGTTGATGTGACCGGGGACGTCTACGTATGCGGACCTGTACCTTTCATGGAAAGCATGATTCAGGAACTCCGCGTACTCGGCATGACGGATGAGCAAATCCATTTTGAATTTTTCGGTCCGGCTGTTGCCATTCAAACGGTTTAACTTGATAGAAAAAGGCTGTCCACTAATGCAGGCAGCCTTTTTTGTGGCGGAAAATAGCTTAAGTGATCATAAAAGTGGTTTAAGTGATCATAAAATGACTGAGTTCGCTCATAACAGCCCATTAAGTGATCATAAGCCAACCACAACTGATCATAAAGCGCATCCCACCGCTCATAAATCCTGACTCACACAAAAAGGACCCGCCAACTAATGGCAGGTCCTTTTCTTTATTTCATTTTCCTCAATAAATACAGCAAATAAGGTGTTCCGATGAGCGCTACAATGAGGCCGCTCGGAATATCTTTCGGCGCAATCAAGATGCGGCCGACAAAGTCAGCGGTGACCAGCAGCAAGCCGCCAAGCAAACCTGACGCAAGCATGAGCGGCAAATGGCGGAAGCCGACAAGACGGCGTGCGATATGCGGTGCCACTAGCCCAATAAAGCCGATCGTTCCTACAATGGAAACTGCAGCTGTCGAAATGGCTACGCCAATAATCAATGCCCAGACTCGCGTCGATCGAATGCTCAAGCCAAGCCCCGCAGCCACATCATCACCAAATGTCAACGTGTCCAAGCTGCGGGTGATGTAAATAGCCGGCCCAATAAACAGGACGAATAAAATGAGCGCAAACTGGACATCTTCCCAGCCTTTTCCGTACGTGCTTCCTGACAGCCAGACGAGCGCACTGGCTACAGCAAGCTTGGCTTTAACGACAAACACTTGAGTCGCCGCAGAACCGAACGCCGAAATGGCGATGCCCATCAGCGCGACAAGCATCGGCTGGAAATTGTTTTTCCAAGCCGTGACTAAAATAATTCCTAGCGCTAAAACGGCACCAAGTGTAGCACCCAACGGCAAGAAGGCCGATGGAATTGCCGGGAAGACGACGAGCAGCAGCATCGCTCCTGCCCCGGCCATCGATGTGACTCCGAGCACACTGGAGTCAGCCAATGGATTTCGAAGCACCCCTTGCAAAATAACTCCGGTGATGGCCAGCATGATTCCGACGATAAATGACGTCAGTACGCGGGGCACCCGGAAATTCCAGACAACTGGTTTCATCCACTCAAACGACCATTCAGAGCCATTAAAGCTGAGCGCCAGCGTAATGACAACAGCAATCATCCCGATCAATAGTGGCAGCAAAACTTTCAACCGGACCGGTTTGGTGGTCCCGCCCATTTGACGATCGCCGCGTTTCATTGATTTTGCCGTTTTCCAAGCAAGATACAACAGCCATGGCCCGCCAATCAACGCGGTCATCGCGCCAACCGGAACTTCCTGCCCCGGCTGGATGAGCCGGCCCAGAACATCCGCTCCGATCAGCATGACGCTTCCCCACAAGAAGGAGTGGGCAAAAATCTGGAAATGTCCACGTATTCCCATCATCCGGACAATATGAGGTGCCATCAAGCCGATAAAGCCGATCGGTCCGACGACACTGACTGTCGCGGCTGCCAGCACAATGGCGACTCCCCACGCCATTAGCTTGACGAGCCGGACGTTTTGTCCGAGCGACGACGCAATGTCTTCACCAAGTGACAGCACATCCATCGATTTTGAAAGAACCAACGCAGCCACAAAGAATATCGCGATGACCGGCGCCGCAAACTTGACGCCTTCCCAGTTCAGTTGGACCAAGGTTCCTGAACCCCATAAGAAGAGACCGCTTGTTTGATTTTCAAATAATAATTGCATGGCCCCTGTCATCGAAGAAAATAACAGCGAAATGATCATACCGGTAAGGGCGACTCTGACCGGATCCATTTGTTTGCCTGACAGCCCGACGACCAGCAAGGAAGACAGCACTGCCCCTAAAAGTGCGGTGATAAACGGAAATTGCCCCAAGAACGATGGAAAGAAGATAACCGAGATCACTACAAAGAAGAATGCACCGGCGTTGATTCCCAAAGTTCCTGGAGAAGCGAGCGGATTGTTGGTCAGCGTCTGCAGCACTGCACCGGAAACTGCCAACGCACCGCCCGCCACTAAGCCAATCACCAGGCGCGGCAACCGGAGGCTCATGACGATATCCTGAATTCGCCCTTCTACCCATACTCCG includes these proteins:
- the hmpA gene encoding NO-inducible flavohemoprotein, with the translated sequence MLSEQTKAIIKSTVPVLGVHGTAITTTFYRNLFEAHPELLNIFNHANQAKGRQQAALANTVYGAALHIDNLEAILPAVVQIANKHVSLGVKAEHYPIVGEFLLKAIKEVLGDAATDDIINAWAEAYGVIAAAFIGVENDMYEKMASQENGWSFFKGFTVARKVKESENITSFYLKPSDGANVPAYKPGQYISVRLAIPGEKYLFNRQYSLSQAVKPDEFRISVKRDADNDPNGRVSIYLHDEINVGDAIEVSAPAGEFVLDTTKQTPVAFVSGGVGITPMMSMFETVATMTPERPTVFLHAARNETLHAFDEAIQSYAASMPNASYKTLYSDQPQGYITRDVLKEMVDVTGDVYVCGPVPFMESMIQELRVLGMTDEQIHFEFFGPAVAIQTV
- a CDS encoding iron ABC transporter permease, giving the protein MHGKLNMKSFASLAGGFFLLIALSLIHLIQGQADYTVSELVSGVWVEGRIQDIVMSLRLPRLVIGLVAGGALAVSGAVLQTLTNNPLASPGTLGINAGAFFFVVISVIFFPSFLGQFPFITALLGAVLSSLLVVGLSGKQMDPVRVALTGMIISLLFSSMTGAMQLLFENQTSGLFLWGSGTLVQLNWEGVKFAAPVIAIFFVAALVLSKSMDVLSLGEDIASSLGQNVRLVKLMAWGVAIVLAAATVSVVGPIGFIGLMAPHIVRMMGIRGHFQIFAHSFLWGSVMLIGADVLGRLIQPGQEVPVGAMTALIGGPWLLYLAWKTAKSMKRGDRQMGGTTKPVRLKVLLPLLIGMIAVVITLALSFNGSEWSFEWMKPVVWNFRVPRVLTSFIVGIMLAITGVILQGVLRNPLADSSVLGVTSMAGAGAMLLLVVFPAIPSAFLPLGATLGAVLALGIILVTAWKNNFQPMLVALMGIAISAFGSAATQVFVVKAKLAVASALVWLSGSTYGKGWEDVQFALILFVLFIGPAIYITRSLDTLTFGDDVAAGLGLSIRSTRVWALIIGVAISTAAVSIVGTIGFIGLVAPHIARRLVGFRHLPLMLASGLLGGLLLVTADFVGRILIAPKDIPSGLIVALIGTPYLLYLLRKMK